The following are encoded together in the Candidatus Eisenbacteria bacterium genome:
- the rpsJ gene encoding 30S ribosomal protein S10, giving the protein MRGQKFRIKLKSFDHQILDRSARDIVESARRTGAITAGPIPLPTKRSVYTVLRSPHVDKKSREQFEIRVHKRLIEITQSNQQTLESLMKLELPAGVDIEIKSD; this is encoded by the coding sequence GTGAGGGGCCAGAAGTTTCGGATCAAGTTGAAATCTTTCGACCACCAGATCCTGGATCGTTCGGCACGGGATATCGTTGAATCGGCTCGCCGGACAGGGGCTATCACAGCGGGTCCCATTCCATTACCGACCAAGAGGTCGGTCTACACCGTGCTCCGGTCGCCGCATGTGGACAAAAAATCACGAGAGCAGTTCGAAATCCGGGTCCACAAGCGGCTTATTGAAATTACTCAGTCGAATCAACAGACCCTGGAGTCTTTGATGAAGCTTGAGTTGCCGGCTGGTGTGGATATCGAGATAAAATCCGACTAG
- the rplC gene encoding 50S ribosomal protein L3, with translation MNTLIGKKIGMTQIYSETGELNPVTVLEVGPCRVAQVRTPKVDGYSAVQLGYGEIKDKQMNKPRRGHFDKWGVPPSRHLMEVRCEPEAHKPGDTLSVEMFKVGELVHIIARSKGRGFQGVVKRHGFHGGPETHGCKTHDSPGSIGASAYPSHVMKGKKLPGQMGNARITIKNLKVVGVDTERNLLMVKGSVPGARNGIIMVRSTGRMAKR, from the coding sequence ATGAATACTTTGATCGGTAAGAAAATCGGAATGACCCAAATCTACTCGGAGACGGGAGAGCTCAATCCGGTAACAGTACTGGAAGTGGGCCCCTGCCGGGTCGCGCAGGTGCGAACTCCAAAAGTAGATGGGTACAGTGCCGTTCAGCTCGGTTACGGGGAAATCAAAGACAAACAAATGAACAAACCCCGTCGCGGGCATTTTGACAAATGGGGTGTTCCGCCATCGCGCCATCTAATGGAAGTTCGATGTGAGCCGGAAGCCCACAAACCCGGTGACACGCTTTCGGTCGAAATGTTTAAAGTGGGCGAGCTGGTGCACATTATCGCGAGATCCAAAGGACGGGGATTTCAAGGTGTTGTGAAACGGCACGGCTTCCATGGCGGCCCGGAAACCCATGGTTGCAAAACCCATGACTCCCCTGGATCGATCGGCGCTAGTGCGTATCCCAGTCATGTCATGAAGGGGAAGAAGCTCCCGGGGCAGATGGGAAATGCCAGGATCACCATCAAAAATTTGAAAGTTGTTGGTGTTGATACAGAGCGCAATCTTCTCATGGTCAAGGGATCGGTACCCGGCGCAAGGAACGGAATCATCATGGTCCGGTCCACCGGGAGAATGGCGAAGAGGTAA
- the rplD gene encoding 50S ribosomal protein L4 has translation MEARIFAPSGKELGNVELPEDIFSGPVKKHLIYEVIKGHLANQRQGTAKVKGRGEVRGGGRKPWRQKGTGRARSGTSRSPIWVGGGRAFGPKPRSYNVTLNRKMRRQALRSALIAKAKAQQLGILEDLSLPEPKTRHAFQMLKSMGFEGQRCLLVIEQYDPMVLRATGNLPKLRVTTWEWMNCHDVVNTDQVLMTKGALGKLAEAKKL, from the coding sequence ATGGAGGCAAGGATTTTTGCCCCTTCCGGCAAAGAACTTGGAAATGTCGAGCTGCCGGAAGATATTTTCAGCGGACCCGTGAAAAAGCACCTCATTTATGAAGTGATCAAGGGTCATCTGGCCAACCAGCGTCAAGGGACAGCCAAGGTGAAAGGCCGGGGAGAGGTGCGAGGCGGAGGCCGCAAGCCTTGGAGGCAGAAGGGTACCGGCCGGGCTCGCTCTGGAACATCACGATCCCCGATTTGGGTTGGCGGCGGGCGGGCTTTCGGGCCGAAGCCGCGGTCCTATAACGTGACCTTGAATCGCAAGATGCGCCGGCAGGCCCTGCGGTCGGCTTTGATCGCCAAGGCCAAGGCTCAGCAATTGGGGATCCTTGAGGATCTTTCTCTGCCGGAGCCAAAGACGCGGCATGCCTTCCAAATGTTGAAGTCGATGGGTTTCGAGGGCCAGCGCTGTCTGTTGGTGATTGAACAATATGACCCGATGGTCCTCCGGGCCACGGGCAACCTCCCCAAACTCCGCGTGACAACATGGGAATGGATGAACTGCCATGACGTGGTAAACACCGACCAGGTTTTGATGACAAAAGGAGCCTTGGGCAAATTGGCGGAGGCGAAAAAATTATGA
- a CDS encoding 50S ribosomal protein L23, with translation MTDARTIIIRPLITEKGSKIREEGNQYFFEVLSRANKIEIKQAVEEVFSVDVVSVRTMVFPGKPRRLGRFTGHTSQWKKAVVGLKEGQTIDVFDTV, from the coding sequence ATGACCGATGCGCGCACGATCATCATCCGACCCCTCATTACTGAGAAGGGCTCTAAAATTCGCGAAGAGGGAAACCAATACTTTTTTGAGGTCCTCTCGCGTGCAAATAAGATCGAGATCAAGCAGGCCGTAGAAGAAGTGTTCTCGGTGGACGTCGTCTCGGTGAGAACAATGGTCTTCCCCGGCAAACCCCGGAGACTTGGTCGTTTCACGGGGCATACCAGCCAGTGGAAGAAGGCCGTCGTCGGGTTGAAGGAAGGGCAGACGATCGACGTGTTCGATACCGTCTAG
- the rplB gene encoding 50S ribosomal protein L2 — MALKKFKPITPGLRFRTVADFSELTKKKPEKSLIKPLKRSFGRDNHGHISAWHRGGGHKRRYRIIDFKRKKRGISSRVIAIEYDPNRSARIALLQYTDGEKSYIIAPLGVKIGDVLEAGPGAELRDGNALPLVEIPPGTTIHNLELSPGKGGQVARGAGSGCQLLGKEGGKAQVKLPSGEVRIFELSCYCTIGRVGNPDHENIVIGKAGRSRWLGRRPTTRGVAMNPVDHPMGGGEGKSSGGRHPTTPWGKPTKGFKTRRNKPSDRLIVRRRTN, encoded by the coding sequence ATGGCTCTAAAGAAATTCAAACCGATTACCCCCGGACTGAGGTTTCGGACCGTCGCTGACTTTAGTGAGCTGACGAAGAAGAAACCCGAGAAATCTCTCATAAAACCGCTGAAGCGGTCGTTCGGACGGGATAATCATGGGCACATATCCGCCTGGCATCGCGGAGGCGGGCATAAACGCAGATATCGGATCATCGATTTCAAGCGGAAGAAGCGAGGGATCTCCTCGAGGGTCATCGCTATTGAATACGATCCGAATCGGTCAGCTCGTATCGCCCTTCTTCAATATACCGACGGGGAGAAATCTTACATTATCGCTCCTCTCGGCGTGAAGATCGGGGATGTCCTTGAAGCGGGACCAGGCGCGGAACTCCGGGACGGGAATGCATTGCCCCTTGTGGAGATTCCGCCTGGAACGACGATTCACAATCTCGAGCTTTCCCCCGGCAAGGGTGGACAGGTGGCGCGAGGCGCCGGCAGTGGCTGCCAACTGCTCGGGAAAGAGGGCGGCAAGGCGCAAGTCAAGTTGCCGTCGGGCGAGGTGCGAATCTTCGAATTAAGTTGTTACTGCACTATCGGCAGGGTCGGCAACCCGGATCATGAAAACATTGTCATTGGAAAGGCGGGCCGGTCTCGTTGGCTCGGCCGCCGGCCCACGACGCGTGGTGTTGCCATGAATCCGGTGGATCACCCGATGGGCGGCGGTGAAGGGAAATCCTCAGGAGGGCGTCATCCGACAACTCCTTGGGGAAAACCGACCAAGGGTTTCAAGACACGCCGTAACAAGCCATCGGATCGACTGATCGTCCGGCGGCGCACTAATTGA
- the rpsS gene encoding 30S ribosomal protein S19, with amino-acid sequence MARSIKKGPFVDVKLQLRIEELNNTREKKVLKTWSRRSTITPEFVGHTLAVHNGNKFIPIYITENMVGHKLGEFALTRTFRGHARSDKTVRR; translated from the coding sequence ATGGCTCGTTCCATCAAAAAGGGACCCTTCGTAGATGTGAAGCTCCAACTAAGGATCGAGGAGCTGAATAACACGAGGGAAAAGAAGGTTCTAAAGACCTGGTCCAGAAGATCGACCATCACTCCGGAGTTTGTCGGTCATACTTTGGCTGTCCATAATGGAAACAAATTTATTCCGATTTATATCACGGAGAACATGGTTGGTCATAAACTCGGCGAGTTCGCATTAACCCGGACATTTAGGGGTCACGCGCGCTCGGACAAGACGGTAAGGCGCTAG
- the rplV gene encoding 50S ribosomal protein L22 — MEAKAIARYVRISPRKANQVLELIRGLPVDRAEEILQYTQRPIAKTIGKVLKSAVSNMTQADSEVAIESLYVQEAVVGAAPTMKKIMPRARGRANRILRRYSHIRIVVSPDEDGTKAKVSKKSKKAGNAK; from the coding sequence ATGGAAGCAAAAGCCATAGCCAGGTACGTCAGGATTTCACCGCGGAAGGCGAATCAAGTCCTTGAGTTGATCCGGGGCTTGCCGGTTGACAGGGCGGAAGAGATTCTGCAGTACACGCAGCGACCCATCGCCAAGACGATCGGCAAAGTGCTCAAATCCGCCGTGAGCAATATGACGCAGGCGGATTCGGAAGTCGCTATCGAGTCGCTGTATGTACAAGAAGCTGTTGTTGGAGCCGCGCCGACGATGAAGAAGATCATGCCGCGGGCTCGTGGCCGCGCCAATCGGATCTTGAGGCGCTACTCGCACATTCGTATCGTCGTCAGCCCTGATGAAGACGGGACTAAAGCCAAGGTTTCTAAGAAATCGAAAAAGGCGGGAAACGCCAAATAA
- the rpsC gene encoding 30S ribosomal protein S3 has protein sequence MGQKTNPIGFRLGITRTWDSVWYAKKEYATYLREDLIVRKYLKSRLANSGISKITIERQKDKIDLTIFTSKPGMVIGKSGAQVNQLRDEMQHLTSKTITIDIKSVENPDADAQLVADQLAKQLEMRVSFRRAMKRTMANAMRSGAKGIKIQCSGRLGGAEMARREQYREGRVPLHTLRADIDYATSTAITTFGTIGVKTWIFKGEKFGTETEEKPGRRF, from the coding sequence GTGGGTCAAAAGACCAATCCTATCGGTTTCCGACTCGGTATCACGCGCACGTGGGACTCGGTCTGGTACGCGAAGAAGGAATACGCGACCTATCTCCGGGAAGATCTCATCGTCCGCAAATATCTAAAGAGCCGCCTGGCCAACAGCGGTATCAGCAAAATAACGATTGAGCGGCAGAAGGACAAAATCGATTTAACGATTTTTACCTCCAAGCCGGGCATGGTTATCGGAAAAAGCGGCGCCCAGGTCAATCAGCTCCGTGACGAGATGCAGCACCTGACGAGCAAAACGATCACCATCGATATCAAATCGGTGGAGAATCCCGATGCCGATGCTCAGCTGGTTGCGGATCAATTGGCCAAGCAACTGGAGATGAGGGTTTCTTTCCGGCGGGCTATGAAGCGAACGATGGCGAATGCGATGCGTTCCGGCGCCAAGGGAATCAAAATTCAGTGCTCAGGCCGTTTGGGCGGGGCTGAAATGGCGCGCCGTGAACAGTATCGTGAGGGGCGGGTTCCCTTGCATACGTTACGGGCGGATATTGATTACGCCACGTCAACGGCCATTACAACATTTGGGACCATCGGAGTTAAGACCTGGATCTTTAAGGGTGAAAAGTTTGGTACTGAAACTGAAGAGAAGCCGGGTCGGCGATTCTAG
- the rplP gene encoding 50S ribosomal protein L16, translating to MLMPKKTKYRKMQRGRMTGAAHRGSSLAFGDYGLKAMEPFWITNVQIEAARVAINRRVKRGGKMWIRIFPDKPITKKPAETRMGKGKGAPEGWVAVVKPGRILFELEGVPEAAAKDALLLGASKLPIKTRFVTRHTEVV from the coding sequence ATGTTAATGCCGAAAAAGACCAAGTACCGGAAGATGCAGCGGGGACGGATGACCGGCGCCGCGCATCGGGGTTCCAGCCTCGCTTTCGGAGACTATGGGCTCAAGGCAATGGAACCGTTTTGGATTACAAATGTGCAGATCGAAGCTGCGCGTGTCGCAATTAACCGCCGTGTCAAACGAGGCGGAAAAATGTGGATCCGGATCTTTCCCGATAAACCGATTACCAAGAAGCCCGCGGAGACACGGATGGGCAAGGGTAAAGGTGCTCCCGAGGGTTGGGTCGCGGTTGTCAAGCCCGGACGTATCTTGTTTGAGCTCGAAGGAGTTCCGGAAGCCGCGGCGAAGGACGCGCTGCTTCTTGGGGCCAGCAAGCTCCCCATTAAAACCCGGTTTGTCACCCGGCATACCGAAGTTGTCTAG
- the rpmC gene encoding 50S ribosomal protein L29, whose translation MREMPPEELETFLGQLREELFNLRFRNSLKQVDNPVKIREVRRAMARVQTLLHEHRTGIRKLSASAVK comes from the coding sequence ATGAGAGAGATGCCCCCTGAGGAACTGGAGACATTCTTGGGTCAATTGAGGGAAGAGCTGTTTAATCTCAGATTCAGGAATTCTCTCAAGCAGGTGGATAATCCGGTGAAGATACGCGAGGTCCGGCGGGCCATGGCCCGTGTTCAGACGCTCCTTCATGAGCACCGGACGGGAATCCGCAAACTCAGCGCTTCCGCAGTGAAGTGA
- the rpsQ gene encoding 30S ribosomal protein S17: protein MAIRGQRKTVEGVIVGNRMNKTVVVSKRRRVPHKVYGKYISLDKKYYAHDEENACQMGDTVRIMETRPYSKLKRWRVVEILSKAESEVETK from the coding sequence ATGGCTATAAGAGGACAGCGGAAAACGGTCGAAGGCGTTATTGTCGGCAACCGTATGAACAAAACAGTCGTCGTGTCAAAGCGGCGCCGTGTCCCGCATAAGGTCTATGGAAAGTACATCTCGTTGGATAAGAAGTACTACGCCCACGATGAAGAAAACGCATGCCAGATGGGCGACACTGTGCGGATTATGGAAACGCGGCCCTATAGCAAATTGAAAAGGTGGCGAGTTGTCGAAATCCTTTCCAAAGCGGAAAGTGAAGTTGAGACGAAGTAG
- the rplN gene encoding 50S ribosomal protein L14: MIQQQSMVTISDNTGARKARCIKVLGGTRRRYARPGDTIVVAIRDALPGSNVKKGDVARAVIIRTKKEIRRRDGSYIRFDQNAAVLISEAGEPRGTRIFGPVARELREKKYMKIISLAPEVV, encoded by the coding sequence ATGATTCAGCAGCAATCCATGGTGACCATCTCGGATAACACCGGCGCCAGGAAAGCCCGCTGTATAAAGGTACTCGGGGGGACACGACGGAGATATGCCCGTCCTGGTGATACGATTGTCGTGGCCATCCGAGATGCTTTGCCGGGGAGCAATGTCAAAAAGGGTGATGTTGCCAGAGCCGTAATTATTCGGACAAAGAAAGAGATCCGGAGAAGAGACGGAAGTTATATACGCTTCGACCAGAATGCGGCCGTCTTGATCAGTGAAGCTGGCGAGCCCCGAGGAACGAGGATTTTTGGTCCGGTAGCGAGGGAATTGCGGGAGAAGAAGTATATGAAAATTATCTCCCTGGCGCCGGAAGTCGTCTGA
- the rplX gene encoding 50S ribosomal protein L24 — protein sequence MRIRKGDTVIVISGAEKGRIGQVLRVFPDDRTVVVEKVRLIKRHTRAGQGGTQQGGIVEKEAPIHISKVAMIDPRTQKPTRVRIRRLPGGGTERIAARGGESLEKP from the coding sequence ATGAGAATCCGTAAGGGCGACACGGTTATTGTCATTTCCGGAGCCGAAAAAGGCAGGATCGGCCAGGTTTTACGTGTATTTCCCGATGACAGAACCGTGGTGGTGGAAAAGGTTCGCCTTATAAAGAGACACACGCGCGCAGGACAAGGCGGAACACAGCAGGGCGGGATCGTCGAAAAGGAAGCCCCTATACATATTTCAAAGGTGGCCATGATAGATCCCAGAACGCAGAAACCCACCAGGGTCCGGATCCGCCGGCTTCCCGGCGGTGGCACGGAGCGGATCGCCGCGAGAGGCGGAGAATCCTTGGAAAAGCCGTAA